A genomic region of Caulobacter vibrioides contains the following coding sequences:
- a CDS encoding TatD family hydrolase: protein MSRMLIDSHVNLHAPQFAEDKDAVIARAREAGIAMMVTICDKVSSFEAVHAIAMAEADIWCTVGTHPHEAKENPELTAATLVELAQRPRVVGIGECGLDFHYDLSPRDVQAEVFRQHCVAARESGLPLVLHTREADEVMGEILEAEHAAGPFKILMHCYTSGAELAARAAALGAWFSVSGISTFKAAEEVRAVIRDMPADRIIVETDCPYLAPVPMRGRRNEPAFLPHIYDKLAEIRGWSRADTEQRTEDAFFALFDRIPRP, encoded by the coding sequence GTGAGCCGTATGCTCATCGACAGTCACGTAAACCTTCACGCGCCTCAGTTCGCCGAAGACAAGGACGCCGTCATCGCCCGCGCCCGCGAGGCCGGGATCGCGATGATGGTGACCATCTGCGACAAGGTCTCGTCCTTCGAGGCCGTCCACGCCATCGCCATGGCCGAGGCGGACATCTGGTGCACCGTCGGCACGCACCCCCACGAGGCCAAAGAGAATCCCGAACTGACCGCTGCGACCTTGGTGGAGCTGGCCCAGCGTCCCCGCGTGGTCGGGATCGGCGAGTGTGGACTGGATTTCCACTACGACCTGTCGCCCCGCGACGTGCAGGCCGAGGTCTTCCGCCAGCACTGCGTTGCGGCGCGAGAAAGCGGGCTGCCGCTGGTCTTGCACACGCGTGAAGCTGACGAGGTCATGGGCGAGATCCTCGAGGCCGAGCATGCGGCGGGCCCGTTCAAGATCCTGATGCACTGCTACACCAGCGGCGCCGAATTGGCCGCGCGGGCGGCGGCGCTGGGCGCCTGGTTCTCGGTCTCGGGCATCTCCACCTTCAAGGCGGCCGAGGAGGTGAGGGCGGTGATCCGCGACATGCCCGCCGACCGCATCATCGTCGAGACCGACTGCCCGTATCTGGCCCCCGTGCCCATGCGAGGTCGCCGAAACGAGCCGGCTTTCCTGCCGCATATCTACGACAAGCTCGCCGAGATCCGAGGCTGGAGCCGCGCCGACACCGAGCAGCGGACCGAGGACGCGTTCTTCGCGCTGTTTGACCGGATCCCGCGTCCATGA
- a CDS encoding DNA polymerase III subunit delta' gives MMQAPAYPRDVYRLDGQSAAEAAFIDALERGRLHHAWLLTGPEGVGKATLAYRMARRLLGARPDPSQGLLGAAPSDVVSRQVAARSHPDLMVLERLTDDGKARKSIPVDEARKLPEFFANSPAVSPYRVAIIDAADDLNVNAANAVLKTLEEPPARGVILLISHAPGKLLPTIRSRCRRLAIPAPGVAAAAEMVEQMADVPHRDAERLARMAHGAPGRALQLAAAGAIAIDDAANEILRSLPKIDEGALLAMADTFRGAEGAARFELLMDRLADQVRIFATQVAADGKNSPGLDRWAAAWERLSRWPAEAEAVNLDRADVFWSVISDLRAAAKTAM, from the coding sequence GTGATGCAAGCCCCGGCCTATCCTCGCGACGTCTACCGACTGGACGGCCAGTCCGCCGCCGAGGCCGCCTTCATCGATGCGTTGGAGCGCGGACGACTGCACCACGCCTGGCTGCTCACCGGTCCCGAGGGCGTGGGCAAAGCGACCCTGGCCTACAGGATGGCGCGCCGGTTGCTGGGCGCCCGGCCGGACCCGTCGCAAGGCCTTCTGGGCGCGGCACCGTCGGACGTGGTCAGCCGCCAGGTCGCCGCGCGGTCGCATCCCGACCTGATGGTGCTGGAACGCCTGACCGACGACGGCAAGGCGCGCAAATCCATTCCGGTTGATGAGGCGCGCAAGCTGCCGGAATTCTTCGCCAATTCGCCCGCCGTCTCACCCTATCGCGTGGCGATCATCGATGCCGCCGACGACCTCAACGTCAACGCCGCCAACGCGGTGCTGAAGACGCTGGAGGAGCCGCCGGCGCGGGGCGTGATCCTGCTGATCAGTCATGCGCCGGGCAAGCTGCTGCCGACTATCCGCTCGCGCTGCCGTCGCCTCGCCATACCCGCGCCCGGGGTAGCGGCCGCCGCCGAGATGGTCGAGCAGATGGCCGATGTTCCGCATCGCGACGCCGAACGGCTGGCGCGCATGGCGCATGGCGCGCCGGGCCGCGCCCTGCAACTGGCGGCCGCCGGCGCGATCGCGATCGACGACGCCGCCAACGAGATTCTCCGCAGCCTGCCCAAGATCGATGAGGGCGCTCTGCTGGCCATGGCCGACACCTTCCGAGGCGCCGAGGGCGCGGCGCGGTTCGAACTCCTGATGGATCGCCTGGCCGATCAGGTGCGGATCTTCGCGACCCAGGTCGCCGCTGACGGCAAGAACTCTCCGGGTCTCGACCGCTGGGCGGCGGCTTGGGAGAGGCTCTCGCGCTGGCCGGCCGAGGCTGAGGCCGTGAACCTCGACCGGGCCGATGTGTTCTGGAGTGTGATCTCGGACTTGCGCGCGGCGGCCAAGACAGCGATGTGA
- the tmk gene encoding dTMP kinase — protein MTQGFFISFEGGEGAGKSTQIRRLADRLCADGHDVIVTREPGGSPGAEAIRELLVNGAADRWSPVTESLLMYAARRDHVERVIRPGLARGAVVLCDRYADSTRAYQGAGGDAPASLIAALEEHVLGGTVPVLTLILDLPAQVGLQRAEARGGAARFESKGLAFHERLRAAYLEIARQEPERCVVIDADAELDAVTAAISNVVSQRLGL, from the coding sequence GTGACCCAAGGTTTCTTCATCAGTTTCGAAGGCGGGGAGGGGGCGGGAAAGTCCACTCAGATCCGTCGCCTCGCCGATCGCCTTTGCGCGGACGGCCACGATGTGATCGTGACGCGCGAACCGGGCGGCAGTCCCGGCGCCGAGGCGATCCGCGAGTTGCTGGTCAATGGCGCGGCTGATCGCTGGTCGCCGGTCACCGAAAGCCTTCTGATGTATGCGGCGCGCCGCGATCACGTCGAGCGCGTCATCCGGCCGGGCCTGGCGCGCGGTGCGGTCGTGCTGTGCGATCGCTACGCCGACTCCACGCGGGCCTATCAGGGCGCGGGCGGCGACGCGCCGGCCAGTCTGATCGCCGCCCTGGAGGAACACGTGCTGGGCGGTACGGTCCCGGTCCTGACGCTGATCCTCGATCTGCCGGCGCAGGTTGGCCTCCAGCGCGCCGAGGCGCGCGGCGGGGCGGCGCGCTTTGAGTCGAAGGGTCTGGCGTTCCACGAACGTCTTCGCGCCGCCTATCTGGAGATCGCGCGCCAGGAGCCAGAGCGCTGTGTCGTCATCGACGCGGACGCCGAGCTGGACGCTGTCACGGCGGCGATCTCGAACGTGGTCTCACAGCGCCTGGGTCTGTGA
- a CDS encoding septal ring lytic transglycosylase RlpA family protein, with product MNQRIEQAWRIARNLGLVALAAASLAACATPKYEAGRTVATSTGGAPRPGSMIGRDGKPLRGTEKPYQIRGIWYYPHEDKDYNVTGIGSWYGEQFHNRKTSNGEIFDMDLPSAAHKTLPLPSLVEVTNLDNGRKMILRVNDRGPFVDDRIIDLSKAAAEELGYRRQGVARVRVKYVGPAPRRAVEAPRQYAQTAPPPPRPRPAPRSFEDIQEPPQRVQVLPPRGEASWSPAPIRQSAPPINPPDPVFAGARSAAYRIQAGSFSSRENAEKAVRQLTSAGRASIEAIERASGTLYRVTVAAGDDEGAAWTLRQRVEALGYSGATILRP from the coding sequence ATGAACCAGCGTATCGAACAGGCGTGGCGGATCGCGCGGAACCTGGGCCTTGTGGCCCTAGCCGCCGCCAGCCTCGCGGCCTGCGCCACGCCCAAATATGAGGCTGGCCGCACCGTGGCGACCAGCACGGGCGGTGCGCCGCGTCCTGGCTCCATGATCGGTCGTGACGGAAAGCCGTTACGCGGGACGGAAAAGCCCTATCAGATCAGAGGGATCTGGTACTATCCGCACGAGGATAAGGACTACAACGTCACCGGGATCGGCTCCTGGTACGGCGAGCAGTTCCACAATCGCAAGACGTCGAACGGCGAGATCTTCGACATGGATCTGCCGTCGGCGGCGCACAAGACTCTACCCCTGCCGAGCCTTGTGGAGGTCACCAATCTCGACAACGGCCGGAAAATGATCCTCCGCGTCAATGATCGGGGGCCCTTTGTGGACGACCGCATCATCGACCTCTCCAAGGCCGCCGCGGAGGAGCTGGGCTATCGCCGTCAGGGTGTCGCTCGGGTGCGGGTCAAGTATGTCGGTCCCGCGCCGAGACGCGCCGTCGAGGCTCCTCGGCAGTACGCGCAGACCGCGCCGCCCCCGCCAAGACCACGACCCGCGCCGCGCAGCTTTGAGGACATCCAGGAGCCGCCGCAAAGGGTCCAGGTCCTGCCGCCCCGAGGCGAGGCGAGCTGGAGCCCTGCGCCGATCCGGCAATCGGCTCCCCCAATCAACCCGCCGGATCCGGTGTTCGCCGGCGCCCGGTCGGCCGCCTATCGCATCCAAGCCGGTTCGTTTTCCAGCCGTGAGAACGCCGAGAAGGCTGTGCGGCAGCTCACCAGCGCAGGCCGAGCGTCGATCGAGGCGATCGAACGGGCCTCGGGAACGCTCTATCGCGTGACGGTCGCGGCCGGCGATGACGAGGGCGCGGCCTGGACACTTCGCCAACGTGTTGAGGCGCTGGGCTATTCCGGCGCCACCATTCTGCGCCCCTAG
- a CDS encoding class I SAM-dependent methyltransferase, protein MSATRTAIYGQPDHDLAPSASDALQLSPLIVGSANLAEVADESFDAVTVRAPAGAVERRYVLAHALRALTAGGRLTVFAPKDRGGLRLKKELQALGCEVGESARRHNRICVSLRPAVIPGLEDALKAGAPRQIAENGLWTQPGVFSWDRLDAGTNALLQVLPAFAGVGADFGSGIGLLALNVLASPKVTQLTLVELDHRAIEVSRRNVTDPRAEIVWADARQTGLKDLDFIVSNPPFHDGGGEDKALGQAFIRAAADALRKGGALWIVANRHLPYEAILAESFAKVRLVAEGGGYKVFEAKK, encoded by the coding sequence ATGTCGGCGACCCGAACCGCGATCTATGGCCAGCCCGACCACGATCTGGCGCCCTCCGCGTCGGATGCGCTTCAGCTCTCCCCCTTGATCGTCGGATCGGCGAATCTCGCCGAGGTCGCCGACGAGTCCTTTGACGCTGTGACGGTTCGTGCGCCGGCGGGCGCGGTCGAGCGTCGTTATGTGCTGGCCCACGCGCTGCGAGCGCTGACCGCCGGCGGACGTCTGACTGTGTTCGCGCCCAAGGATCGTGGCGGACTGCGCTTGAAGAAGGAACTTCAGGCGCTGGGCTGCGAGGTCGGCGAGAGCGCGCGTCGTCACAATCGCATCTGCGTATCCCTGCGTCCCGCCGTGATCCCCGGCCTGGAAGACGCCCTCAAGGCCGGCGCGCCGCGCCAGATCGCCGAGAACGGGCTTTGGACCCAACCTGGCGTCTTCAGTTGGGACCGCCTGGACGCCGGCACCAATGCGCTTCTTCAGGTCCTGCCGGCTTTCGCGGGCGTCGGCGCTGATTTCGGCAGCGGCATCGGCCTGCTGGCGCTCAATGTGCTGGCCTCGCCAAAGGTAACGCAGCTGACCCTGGTCGAGCTGGACCATCGTGCAATCGAGGTGTCGCGGCGCAACGTGACCGATCCGAGGGCGGAGATCGTCTGGGCGGACGCGCGTCAGACCGGCCTGAAGGATCTCGACTTCATCGTCAGCAATCCCCCGTTCCATGACGGCGGCGGCGAAGACAAGGCGCTGGGCCAAGCCTTCATTCGCGCGGCCGCTGACGCCCTGCGCAAGGGTGGCGCTCTGTGGATCGTGGCCAACCGCCACCTGCCCTATGAGGCGATCCTGGCCGAGAGCTTCGCCAAGGTGCGCCTGGTCGCTGAAGGCGGCGGCTACAAGGTGTTCGAGGCCAAGAAGTGA
- a CDS encoding pseudouridine synthase: MSKALMARLDRLLANLGYGSRKDVQALVAGGKVVLDGVVLKDAGARIAVDATLPERMTIRGAPVDPPAPLVLIMHKPLGVVCSHKEDGEKIYDLLPRRWRLRDPGLSTVGRLDKDTSGLILITDDGDFLHRVISPKRHVPKTYLATLDRPLTGSESEVFAAGTLMLDSEEKPLLPARLDVVDAQTARLTITEGRYHQVRRMFAAVGNHVVTLHRERIGGIALPADLEPGQHRILSAADAERVFADV, encoded by the coding sequence GTGAGCAAGGCGCTCATGGCTCGCCTGGACCGGTTGCTGGCCAATCTGGGCTATGGCAGCCGCAAGGACGTCCAGGCCCTGGTCGCCGGCGGCAAGGTGGTTCTGGATGGGGTGGTCCTGAAGGACGCCGGCGCTCGCATCGCGGTCGACGCGACTCTGCCGGAGCGGATGACCATTCGCGGCGCGCCCGTTGATCCGCCCGCGCCGCTGGTGCTGATCATGCACAAGCCTCTGGGCGTGGTGTGCTCGCACAAGGAAGACGGCGAGAAGATCTATGATCTGCTGCCGCGCCGCTGGCGCTTACGCGACCCGGGCCTCTCGACAGTCGGTCGTCTGGACAAGGACACCAGCGGCCTGATCCTGATCACCGACGACGGCGACTTTTTGCATCGGGTGATCTCGCCGAAGCGTCATGTGCCCAAGACCTATCTGGCGACGCTGGACCGACCGCTGACTGGCTCAGAGAGCGAGGTCTTCGCCGCCGGAACACTGATGCTGGACAGTGAGGAAAAGCCGCTGCTCCCGGCCAGGCTGGACGTGGTGGACGCGCAAACCGCGCGCCTGACGATCACCGAGGGGCGCTACCATCAGGTCCGGCGGATGTTCGCAGCGGTCGGCAATCACGTCGTGACCCTGCATCGCGAGCGGATCGGCGGCATCGCCCTCCCCGCCGACCTGGAGCCCGGCCAGCATCGCATCCTGTCGGCGGCGGACGCCGAGCGGGTGTTCGCCGATGTCTGA
- a CDS encoding sulfurtransferase TusA family protein: MSEPIIVDARGHHCPVPTLKLRKAHETAAAGAELVLLATDPMARIDAPHFAGQVGATVLDVTDLDGGVIRIRIQKAP, encoded by the coding sequence ATGTCTGAACCGATCATCGTCGACGCGCGGGGCCATCACTGCCCCGTCCCGACCTTGAAGCTGCGCAAGGCGCATGAGACGGCGGCCGCCGGCGCCGAGCTGGTGCTGTTGGCTACGGATCCCATGGCGAGGATCGACGCGCCGCATTTCGCGGGCCAGGTGGGCGCGACGGTTCTCGACGTCACCGACCTGGACGGCGGCGTGATCAGGATTCGGATTCAGAAGGCGCCTTGA
- a CDS encoding YihY/virulence factor BrkB family protein: MTSRGRAAMVRRMHDPQQRIRWRDLDLDPIHWVREILRVLGLALSRLWGRDVMLYVGGVSFFALLAVFPGLAILIGLYSFFLTPETASWQAVKIAELIPSGARSIVQDELSRLAHAPGQTISLQSGVVLVVGAYAAHRGFKALLAGLSFIHDEENQRGFLGFNLMALLVLMAAFGLLFIMSGIFLTLRLLGSALELRPLAGVSWIQSEWTWASFGIVVGMSLVYRYAMSRGIVGWRASIAGGVAAAALCVFMSWASAFYVEKVVHLGATYGSVSAVIIFLIWLSWSVNAIFFGGALATEVEIALDERPRALLEGPRRIALKAPSESES; encoded by the coding sequence TTGACTTCGAGAGGCCGCGCGGCCATGGTCCGGCGGATGCATGACCCGCAGCAACGCATCCGCTGGCGCGACCTCGACCTTGATCCGATCCATTGGGTTCGCGAAATCCTCCGTGTCCTGGGGCTTGCGCTGTCTCGCCTTTGGGGCCGTGACGTCATGCTTTACGTCGGCGGCGTCTCGTTTTTCGCGCTTCTGGCCGTCTTCCCGGGCCTGGCGATTCTGATCGGCCTCTACAGCTTCTTCCTGACGCCGGAGACCGCGTCTTGGCAGGCGGTGAAGATTGCGGAACTGATTCCCTCCGGGGCGCGGTCGATCGTGCAGGACGAGCTCTCCCGGCTTGCGCATGCGCCCGGCCAGACCATTTCGCTGCAAAGCGGCGTCGTGCTGGTCGTCGGCGCCTACGCCGCGCACCGGGGCTTCAAGGCGCTGCTCGCGGGGCTGTCGTTCATCCACGATGAAGAGAACCAGCGCGGCTTTCTGGGCTTCAACCTGATGGCGCTGCTCGTCCTGATGGCGGCCTTCGGCCTGCTCTTCATCATGTCGGGTATCTTCCTGACCCTGCGCCTGCTCGGGTCGGCGCTGGAGCTGCGCCCGCTGGCGGGCGTCTCCTGGATCCAGTCCGAATGGACCTGGGCCAGCTTCGGCATCGTGGTCGGGATGAGCCTGGTCTATCGCTACGCCATGTCCCGAGGGATCGTCGGCTGGCGCGCCTCGATCGCCGGGGGCGTCGCCGCTGCGGCGCTCTGCGTCTTCATGTCCTGGGCCAGCGCCTTTTACGTCGAGAAGGTCGTCCATCTGGGCGCGACCTACGGCTCGGTTTCCGCCGTGATCATCTTCCTGATCTGGTTGTCCTGGAGCGTGAACGCCATCTTCTTCGGCGGAGCGCTGGCCACCGAGGTCGAGATCGCGCTCGACGAGCGGCCGCGCGCGCTGCTGGAAGGGCCGCGCCGGATCGCGCTCAAGGCGCCTTCTGAATCCGAATCCTGA
- a CDS encoding CaiB/BaiF CoA transferase family protein — protein sequence MGQGPLSGLKIVEFAGIGPGPFCGMLLSDLGADVVRIDRKGQGRGSPADVTARGRRSVALDLKNPESIETCLKLLEQADGLIEGFRPGVMERLGLGPDVVLARNPKLVFGRMTGWGQTGPYAKAAGHDMNYIAITGALHAIGTTDKPVPPLNLVGDFGGGALYLAFGLLAGVIHARSTGQGQVIDCAMSDGAASLMAMFYGFKAGGMWNEGRRTNLLDGGAHFYDTYQCADGKWISIGSIEPQFYLLLLEKTGISDPQFQHQMSREEWPELREKLAAVIKTKTQAEWCAIMDATDVCFAPVLTMDEAPSHAHNAARQTFVEVAGVTQPAPAPRFSATPGAIQGPPPKIGGHNDEALADWGFSPAAIEALKASGAL from the coding sequence ATGGGCCAGGGGCCGCTTTCGGGACTTAAGATCGTGGAGTTCGCCGGCATCGGACCGGGGCCCTTCTGCGGCATGCTGCTGTCGGACCTGGGCGCGGATGTCGTGCGCATCGACCGCAAGGGCCAGGGGCGCGGCTCTCCCGCCGACGTGACCGCGCGGGGTCGTCGTTCCGTCGCGCTGGACCTGAAGAACCCCGAATCGATCGAGACTTGCCTGAAGCTGCTGGAACAGGCGGACGGCCTGATCGAGGGCTTCCGGCCTGGGGTCATGGAGCGCCTGGGGCTTGGCCCCGACGTCGTGCTGGCGCGCAACCCCAAGCTCGTCTTCGGCCGCATGACCGGCTGGGGCCAGACGGGTCCCTACGCCAAGGCCGCCGGCCACGACATGAACTACATCGCCATCACCGGCGCCCTGCACGCCATCGGCACGACTGACAAGCCCGTGCCGCCGCTGAACCTGGTCGGCGATTTCGGGGGCGGGGCGCTGTATCTGGCCTTCGGCCTGCTGGCCGGAGTGATCCACGCGCGCTCGACCGGACAGGGCCAGGTGATCGACTGCGCCATGAGCGATGGCGCGGCCTCGCTGATGGCCATGTTCTACGGCTTCAAGGCCGGCGGCATGTGGAACGAAGGGCGGCGGACCAACCTGCTCGACGGCGGCGCCCACTTCTACGACACCTACCAGTGCGCCGACGGCAAGTGGATCTCGATCGGCTCGATCGAGCCGCAGTTCTACCTGCTTCTGCTGGAAAAGACGGGGATTTCGGATCCGCAGTTCCAGCACCAGATGAGCCGCGAGGAGTGGCCGGAGCTGCGCGAGAAGCTGGCGGCGGTCATCAAGACCAAGACCCAGGCCGAGTGGTGCGCCATCATGGACGCCACCGACGTCTGCTTCGCCCCGGTCCTGACCATGGACGAGGCCCCAAGCCACGCGCACAACGCCGCGCGCCAGACCTTTGTCGAGGTGGCCGGCGTCACCCAGCCCGCGCCCGCGCCCCGCTTCTCGGCGACCCCGGGCGCGATCCAGGGACCCCCGCCGAAGATTGGCGGACACAATGACGAGGCGCTGGCCGATTGGGGCTTCAGCCCTGCGGCGATCGAAGCGCTGAAGGCGTCCGGAGCGCTCTGA